A region from the Benincasa hispida cultivar B227 chromosome 10, ASM972705v1, whole genome shotgun sequence genome encodes:
- the LOC120087711 gene encoding probable lipid-A-disaccharide synthase, mitochondrial isoform X2, giving the protein MSWIYWKCCLERRPVMQGLLNNTKRYLSNYQVAANAFEMAAKHGELRVFIVAGEVSGDTIGSRLMSSLRTLSPVPVHFSGIGGPMMSKQGLESLFPMEDIAVMGIWELFPHLRRIREKLKRTVEAAIVFQPHVVVTVDSKGFSFRLLKQIRARYRCRKLDGPLHFHYVAPSFWAWKGGEERLKGLVEFVDHILCILPNEEEVCKSNGLAATFVGHPILEDTLELNVVRYGKDASSIELKIQGMRHLRNFVFEDATTISLLPGSRLQEVSRMIPIYTSTLELLKESFPELITIIHVAPNQHVQDYISGVLHNWPVPAILVAGGSPRAKYDAFSASKVALCTSGTVVTELQLARLPCVVAYRAHFLTEWFIRRKANVSYISLPNILLNSPVIPEALFQECTPARLHSMLKELILNDDLRNKQVIAAKEVLKLLSPSKENMKILAQEGLKCTSSICIPSMIAASAILFYKRTQEVGWNQPVFQQ; this is encoded by the exons ATGTCATGGATATACTGGAAATGCTGCTTAGAACGGCGGCCAGTGATGCAGGGTTTGCTCAACAATACGAAACGGTACTTATCGAACTATCAAGTAGCTGCTAATGCCTTCGAGATGGCTGCAAAACATGGCGAATTGAGGGTTTTCATTGTCGCCGGAGAAGTCTCCGGCGATACCATCGGTTCTCGTCTCATGTCATCTCTGAGGACGTTGTCTCCTGTTCCTGTTCATTTCTCTGGCATTGGAGG CCCCATGATGTCCAAGCAAGGACTGGAGTCTCTATTCCCCATGGAGGATATTGCAGTAATGGGAATATGGGAGCTATTTCCTCATCTAAGGAGAATTAGA GAAAAGCTCAAGAGGACCGTTGAGGCTGCTATTGTGTTTCAACCTCATGTTGTTGTAACAGTGGATTCTAAAGGGTTCTCGTTTCGTCTCCTAAAGCAGATACGTG CTAGATACAGATGCCGTAAACTGGATGGTCCACTACATTTTCATTATGTAGCACCATCATTCTGGGCTTGGAAAGGAGGTGAAGAAAGGCTTAAAGGTCTCGTTGAATTTGTTGACCACATTTTATGCATACttccaaatgaagaagaagtttGCAAATCAAATGGATTGGCAGCGACCTTTGTGGGGCACCCTATTCTGGAGGATACATTAGAACTCAATGTGGTAAGATAT GGGAAGGATGCCTCgtcaatagagttgaaaatACAGGGAA TGAGACATTTGaggaattttgtttttgaagatGCAACAACCATTTCCCTGCTTCCTGGAAGTAGGTTACAGGAAGTCAGCCGAATGATTCCAATCTATACAAGTACTTTGGAGTTGTTGAAAGAATCCTTCCCAGAGCTGATAACAATCATTCACGTTGCTCCGAATCAGCATGTACAGGATTATATAAGTGGAGTCCTTCATAATTGGCCTGTGCCTGCCATTTTGGTTGCTGGAGGATCACCTCGAGCAAAATATGATGCATTCAGT GCTAGTAAGGTTGCGTTATGTACTTCCGGTACAGTTGTCACGGAGTTGCAGCTTGCTCGGTTACCTTGTGTAGTTGCTTACAGAGCTCATTTCTTAACCGAATGGTTCATTCGACGTAAAGCGAATGTATCATACATCTCCCTTCCCAATATTCTTCTAAACTCACCTGTTATTCCAGAGGCACTGTTTCAAGAATGCACTCCAGCGAGGCTACATTCGATGCTCaa GGAATTAATACTTAACGATGACCTGCGCAACAAACAGGTCATCGCAGCCAAAGAGGTGCTTAAACTGCTGTCGCCTTCAAAAGAAAATATGAAGATCTTAGCACAGGAAGGCTTAAAATGCACATCTTCAATCTGCATACCCAGCATGATAGCGGCATCTGCCATACTGTTCTATAAGAGGACCCAAGAGGTGGGTTGGAATCAGCCAGTTTTTCAGCAGTGA
- the LOC120087711 gene encoding probable lipid-A-disaccharide synthase, mitochondrial isoform X1: MSWIYWKCCLERRPVMQGLLNNTKRYLSNYQVAANAFEMAAKHGELRVFIVAGEVSGDTIGSRLMSSLRTLSPVPVHFSGIGGPMMSKQGLESLFPMEDIAVMGIWELFPHLRRIREKLKRTVEAAIVFQPHVVVTVDSKGFSFRLLKQIRARYRCRKLDGPLHFHYVAPSFWAWKGGEERLKGLVEFVDHILCILPNEEEVCKSNGLAATFVGHPILEDTLELNVGKDASSIELKIQGSCKDFLIKNDISDDATTISLLPGSRLQEVSRMIPIYTSTLELLKESFPELITIIHVAPNQHVQDYISGVLHNWPVPAILVAGGSPRAKYDAFSASKVALCTSGTVVTELQLARLPCVVAYRAHFLTEWFIRRKANVSYISLPNILLNSPVIPEALFQECTPARLHSMLKELILNDDLRNKQVIAAKEVLKLLSPSKENMKILAQEGLKCTSSICIPSMIAASAILFYKRTQEVGWNQPVFQQ, translated from the exons ATGTCATGGATATACTGGAAATGCTGCTTAGAACGGCGGCCAGTGATGCAGGGTTTGCTCAACAATACGAAACGGTACTTATCGAACTATCAAGTAGCTGCTAATGCCTTCGAGATGGCTGCAAAACATGGCGAATTGAGGGTTTTCATTGTCGCCGGAGAAGTCTCCGGCGATACCATCGGTTCTCGTCTCATGTCATCTCTGAGGACGTTGTCTCCTGTTCCTGTTCATTTCTCTGGCATTGGAGG CCCCATGATGTCCAAGCAAGGACTGGAGTCTCTATTCCCCATGGAGGATATTGCAGTAATGGGAATATGGGAGCTATTTCCTCATCTAAGGAGAATTAGA GAAAAGCTCAAGAGGACCGTTGAGGCTGCTATTGTGTTTCAACCTCATGTTGTTGTAACAGTGGATTCTAAAGGGTTCTCGTTTCGTCTCCTAAAGCAGATACGTG CTAGATACAGATGCCGTAAACTGGATGGTCCACTACATTTTCATTATGTAGCACCATCATTCTGGGCTTGGAAAGGAGGTGAAGAAAGGCTTAAAGGTCTCGTTGAATTTGTTGACCACATTTTATGCATACttccaaatgaagaagaagtttGCAAATCAAATGGATTGGCAGCGACCTTTGTGGGGCACCCTATTCTGGAGGATACATTAGAACTCAATGTG GGGAAGGATGCCTCgtcaatagagttgaaaatACAGGGAAGTTGCAAagattttctaattaaaaatgACATTTCTGATG atGCAACAACCATTTCCCTGCTTCCTGGAAGTAGGTTACAGGAAGTCAGCCGAATGATTCCAATCTATACAAGTACTTTGGAGTTGTTGAAAGAATCCTTCCCAGAGCTGATAACAATCATTCACGTTGCTCCGAATCAGCATGTACAGGATTATATAAGTGGAGTCCTTCATAATTGGCCTGTGCCTGCCATTTTGGTTGCTGGAGGATCACCTCGAGCAAAATATGATGCATTCAGT GCTAGTAAGGTTGCGTTATGTACTTCCGGTACAGTTGTCACGGAGTTGCAGCTTGCTCGGTTACCTTGTGTAGTTGCTTACAGAGCTCATTTCTTAACCGAATGGTTCATTCGACGTAAAGCGAATGTATCATACATCTCCCTTCCCAATATTCTTCTAAACTCACCTGTTATTCCAGAGGCACTGTTTCAAGAATGCACTCCAGCGAGGCTACATTCGATGCTCaa GGAATTAATACTTAACGATGACCTGCGCAACAAACAGGTCATCGCAGCCAAAGAGGTGCTTAAACTGCTGTCGCCTTCAAAAGAAAATATGAAGATCTTAGCACAGGAAGGCTTAAAATGCACATCTTCAATCTGCATACCCAGCATGATAGCGGCATCTGCCATACTGTTCTATAAGAGGACCCAAGAGGTGGGTTGGAATCAGCCAGTTTTTCAGCAGTGA